The Leptospira mtsangambouensis sequence AATCCGAGTTCTAATAACTCTGTCACCATTGGTTTGGGGAGTTTTTGTGAATTCAGTGAAACAATCTCTGCTGTCTCACCGATTTTTAAATCTTGTATAGTCATTCGTATCTTTTAGGAAATTGCAAATTTTTGCGAATCACGGAATAAATTGATTTCTGGTGCGATTGATTTAACGTATCTATCAAAATATAACATCTGTTTCATGAGAAGGGCAAATTCTCTCGGAATTTTTAATCCATTTTTTTCTGCAATTTCCTTCATGTCGTACATGATTCGATTTACCCTAGATTCGTCAAACATCTCATTATCGGTCAAATGGACATAAACTGATTCTAACTCATTAAAAACGGAATCTAGTTCTTTTGCAAGGACAGTCGGATTGACTCCGCTATTTGTTGAATCCATTTCGACCAATCCTTGCGCCACTAACGTGGGTTCGCTGATCCCAATTCCTTGGGTGAATAACATCAATCCTTTCCAAATTTTCGGAGAAATTCTTCCAACAATACCAAAATCAATAAAACCGATAGTTCCATCTTTTAGAATCATTAAATTTCCAGCATGGACATCTGCATGGAAAAAACCTTGGTTGGATAAAGAAGAAAACCAAATTTCCAGAGCATCACTTAGAATCTTTCTTGGATTGTTTGTGAATTTACGAAGACCAACTTCATCCGTGATGGGAACTCCGTAGAATCGTTCCATTGTTAAAACTTTTTTGGAAGAAAGGGTATGATACACTCTAGGAACTCGTGCTCTTGATTCTTTGGCTCGCAAAAGATAATCTTCAAACTCTTCGATGTTTTTGGCTTCTTGGATAAAATCGATTTCCTGTAAGATTGAAATTTGAAATTCTTCGAACATCGCAGTAAGACCTGATTTTTTAAAGTCGGGAGCAATGAATTCTAAAATTTTAGTTAGGATTCCGAGTATTTGCATGTCGGTTTTCAATGTTAGGTGGACATCCGGCCTTTGGACTTTTACAACCACATCCAAACCTTCTTTGGTAACGGCAGCATGAACTTGTGCAATGGATGCGGAGGCTAGGGGAGTTTCTTCAAAACTATGGAATAAATTTTCGAGTTTCCCACCCAATTCCCGTTCTACGGAAGATCGAATGTCCCGAAAGGCCACAGGTCGTACGGAGTCCAAACAAGCCTGCATCTCTTCCACATATTCTTTGGGAAACAGGGAAGGGGCGCTAGCAATGAACTGCCCTAACTTGATATAGGTTGCCCCTAGGTGGGAAAAGGCATCCCTGAGAGTGATGGCAATTTCTCTGTGGTTTGGTTCTCCTTTGGCAAGTTGGGCCAGGATCCCAAAGGCTTTTGAAGTGAAGACAAAACTGGAATGGGCGACTCGTAGGCTTGATTGCCAACCAAAAGAAACGATTTCAGAAAGGGAATCCATACGCCCTAGTTTAAGACCTAAATCGGGATTGGAAACGAGAAAATCCCTTTCGATCCTGCAATTGAAATAGAGTTGCAGGAATAGGTCCCGACCAAAAACTTATCAAATCGCACCCATGAGCCAAGAAACTGTCCTGTACCAAGAGTTAGAGAAACTCGATCTCAACGAGATCAAAAAAATCGCCAGCCTTTGGAACATCCAAAAGATCCCGGGAAAGGACAAAAAATCGACCATTTTAGGTCTCATGGAGATTTTCCAGAACGAATTTTACCTCAAAGGGGTTCTGGAAAAGTTCACCCCACTCCAAGTCAATATTCTGACATCCATTTTAAAAAACAAAGGGGTCATGACCCTCGGTGAAATTTCAAGAAAGGTCAACATTCCACCCATTAACGTGGAGATGGAACTCAATGTTCTTAGAAAGTACTACCTTCTTTACCAAAGAAAAAACCGAGAACGTCTTACTAACAACTTAGATAAATACCATACATATGATGAATATTTAAAACTCATCAAAGTGGAAACAAATCCAAAGGGAGAGAAATTCAAATTCTCCATTGAGAAGGCTTTACACAAATCAACTCTTGCCGAACTTCCTGAAGAATGGAAAGAAGCAGTTGGTGCCAAAAAAGGCGAACACATTGAAACCTTCTTAAAGAATGCCTTAGAACAAGAATTCCTTCAAAAGTTAATCGAAGGGCTTTCTGATTTTGATAAAGACATTCTCCATCAAATTTACATTCATGGTGGTGTGATTGAGGCGGATACAATCCGTAACTACATCACTGTCAATCGTGGTAAGTTTGAACAAACGATTCCTCACCTAACATCACTTTATCTTGTTCGTGATTTATATTACGTAGAAGATAAATTCATTCGTGTCATTGTCATTCCGAAAGAAATTTTGGATCATTTGCAGTTCTCTCCTATTTTACCTCCTGTAAAAAAAGGAACAAGAGTACGTCAGGAAAAAATTTCTGCCAATGGACTCGACTTTTTCTTAAACGTTAAAAAACTCATTTCTTATATTTCACGTAAAGGTTTGAACCTTGCAAAATCAGGAAAAATCAAACAGGCAGACCACAAAAGAACAGAAACTGAACTTTTATCTCCTGATATAGAAATTTTCCCTGAAAAAAGTCAGGTGTATCAAATTGAACTCATCCTTCCTATCCTAAAACTTTTGGGATATGTGGATATCAAAGGTGAAAATGTCATTCTCATTCAAGAAACTGATGAGTTTTTAAAGAAAGACATCTTTGAAATCATGAAACTTGTGATTCATGAAGTCAATGAAGCAAGAACACGTCGTCTAAATCCTCCTGAAGTGTTTACTGCCACCGAAGTTCCGTTCTATGAAAAAGGAATTTTGGATAAAACTGTAAAACTCATTATGGCACATGGAAAGATCAATACCTCTGTGATTTTTTCTCATATCATTCGTGACCATTTGGTTTTTTCTCCAACCTTCCAAATCAAAACGTATGAAGAAGATTTGGCAGACTTACGAAAAGAAATCATCTCTGCCATTTTTTACTTACAACTCTTTGGTCTCATCGAAGTGGAATACCCACAACGAAACCTAAGCCTTTCAGAGCTTGGTGCTCATTACTTCAACCACGAAGCTTTGGTGACAGCGACAGAAAAAGGTGGAATCACCATCAACCCAGACTTCTCGATCATTGCTTTCCCTGATCGAGTTTCTTTACATGGGATTCATTTATTAAAAGCGTTCTGCGAGTTAAAAGATTATGATCGCG is a genomic window containing:
- a CDS encoding helicase, coding for MSQETVLYQELEKLDLNEIKKIASLWNIQKIPGKDKKSTILGLMEIFQNEFYLKGVLEKFTPLQVNILTSILKNKGVMTLGEISRKVNIPPINVEMELNVLRKYYLLYQRKNRERLTNNLDKYHTYDEYLKLIKVETNPKGEKFKFSIEKALHKSTLAELPEEWKEAVGAKKGEHIETFLKNALEQEFLQKLIEGLSDFDKDILHQIYIHGGVIEADTIRNYITVNRGKFEQTIPHLTSLYLVRDLYYVEDKFIRVIVIPKEILDHLQFSPILPPVKKGTRVRQEKISANGLDFFLNVKKLISYISRKGLNLAKSGKIKQADHKRTETELLSPDIEIFPEKSQVYQIELILPILKLLGYVDIKGENVILIQETDEFLKKDIFEIMKLVIHEVNEARTRRLNPPEVFTATEVPFYEKGILDKTVKLIMAHGKINTSVIFSHIIRDHLVFSPTFQIKTYEEDLADLRKEIISAIFYLQLFGLIEVEYPQRNLSLSELGAHYFNHEALVTATEKGGITINPDFSIIAFPDRVSLHGIHLLKAFCELKDYDRVYTFLLTKDSFQLGILLGYDKETFVHFLRESSKADLAQNLLFLLDDWGNNLPIVTITEDSVLLRTKDSQVMELLLGQIKGKKFVLEEVSPTGIIIEKSKVMEVIAIAEKLNMIIRLNR
- a CDS encoding ABC1 kinase family protein: MDSLSEIVSFGWQSSLRVAHSSFVFTSKAFGILAQLAKGEPNHREIAITLRDAFSHLGATYIKLGQFIASAPSLFPKEYVEEMQACLDSVRPVAFRDIRSSVERELGGKLENLFHSFEETPLASASIAQVHAAVTKEGLDVVVKVQRPDVHLTLKTDMQILGILTKILEFIAPDFKKSGLTAMFEEFQISILQEIDFIQEAKNIEEFEDYLLRAKESRARVPRVYHTLSSKKVLTMERFYGVPITDEVGLRKFTNNPRKILSDALEIWFSSLSNQGFFHADVHAGNLMILKDGTIGFIDFGIVGRISPKIWKGLMLFTQGIGISEPTLVAQGLVEMDSTNSGVNPTVLAKELDSVFNELESVYVHLTDNEMFDESRVNRIMYDMKEIAEKNGLKIPREFALLMKQMLYFDRYVKSIAPEINLFRDSQKFAIS